Proteins encoded by one window of Polaribacter haliotis:
- a CDS encoding DUF6168 family protein, protein MNKDIFRYILVFVALFLIGYYTHLKIIESQGLELQFSLEKVYLFHAFFSALICINLRFVSTVDKLFPQLGFIYLGTLVVKLILFAIFFYNPLFTVDSFSFSEKIALFIPLFIFLLTEAIFVLKILNQKE, encoded by the coding sequence ATGAATAAAGATATCTTTCGATATATTTTAGTGTTTGTTGCTCTTTTCTTAATAGGCTATTACACACACCTAAAGATTATAGAATCCCAAGGTTTAGAATTGCAGTTTTCTTTGGAGAAAGTATATCTGTTTCATGCCTTTTTTTCTGCTTTAATATGTATAAATTTAAGGTTTGTTTCTACTGTTGATAAACTTTTCCCACAGTTGGGTTTTATCTATTTAGGCACCTTAGTTGTTAAGTTAATTCTTTTCGCTATATTTTTCTATAACCCTTTGTTTACAGTAGATTCGTTTAGCTTTTCTGAAAAAATTGCGTTGTTTATTCCACTTTTTATTTTTTTGTTAACAGAAGCGATTTTTGTACTAAAAATACTCAACCAAAAAGAATAA
- the amaB gene encoding L-piperidine-6-carboxylate dehydrogenase: protein MTDFGIKEALQELGVKDINNGTSTGSNNFSNGEIIESYSPVDGKLIGKVKTTTKEDYEKVMESATKAFKSFRDIPAPQRGEIVRQFGNKLRDRKEALGKLVSYEMGKSYQEGLGEVQEMIDICDFAVGLSRQLNGQTIPSERPGHVMREQWHPIGVVGIISAFNFPVAVWAWNTALAWICGDVCVWKGSEKAPLCTVACQNIIAEILKDNNLPEGISCIINGDYKVGEMMTTDTRIPLVSATGSTRMGRIVGATVAQRFGKSLLELGGNNAIIITPTADLKVVVPGAVFGAVGTCGQRCTSTRRLIIHESVYDKVRDAIVGAYKQIKIGNPLDENNHVGPLIDKNAVNTYLSAIEKAKAEGGNVLVEGGVLEGKGYESGCYVKPAIIEAENHYEIVQHETFAPILYLMKYSGDVENAIEKQNGVAQGLSSAIMTNEMKEAEKFLSYAGSDCGIANVNIGTSGAEIGGAFGGEKETGGGRESGSDAWKVYMRRQTNTVNYSDELPLAQGIKFDL, encoded by the coding sequence ATGACAGATTTCGGAATTAAAGAAGCCTTACAAGAATTAGGTGTAAAAGATATAAATAACGGAACTTCTACAGGTTCAAATAATTTTTCGAATGGAGAAATTATAGAATCTTATTCTCCTGTTGATGGAAAATTAATAGGAAAAGTAAAAACAACCACAAAAGAAGATTACGAAAAAGTGATGGAATCTGCAACCAAAGCTTTCAAATCTTTTAGAGATATTCCTGCGCCACAAAGAGGCGAAATTGTGCGTCAGTTTGGGAACAAATTAAGAGACAGAAAAGAAGCACTTGGTAAATTGGTTTCTTATGAAATGGGAAAATCTTACCAAGAAGGTTTAGGAGAAGTACAAGAAATGATTGATATCTGCGATTTTGCAGTTGGTTTATCGCGTCAATTAAATGGACAAACCATTCCGTCTGAAAGGCCAGGGCATGTTATGAGAGAACAATGGCATCCAATTGGTGTTGTTGGTATTATTTCTGCATTTAATTTTCCAGTGGCAGTTTGGGCTTGGAATACAGCTTTAGCGTGGATTTGTGGTGATGTTTGTGTGTGGAAAGGTTCCGAAAAAGCACCTTTATGTACGGTTGCTTGTCAGAATATAATTGCTGAAATTTTAAAAGATAATAATTTACCTGAAGGTATTTCTTGTATTATCAATGGAGATTACAAAGTTGGAGAAATGATGACGACAGATACAAGAATTCCGTTAGTTTCTGCAACAGGTTCTACAAGAATGGGAAGAATTGTGGGTGCAACTGTTGCCCAACGTTTTGGGAAAAGCTTATTAGAATTAGGAGGAAATAACGCAATTATAATTACACCAACTGCCGATTTAAAAGTAGTAGTTCCTGGTGCTGTTTTTGGCGCTGTTGGAACGTGTGGACAAAGATGTACATCTACCAGAAGATTAATTATTCACGAATCTGTTTATGATAAAGTAAGAGATGCTATAGTTGGTGCTTACAAACAAATTAAAATCGGAAATCCTCTAGATGAAAACAATCATGTTGGTCCATTAATTGATAAAAATGCAGTAAACACCTATTTATCTGCTATCGAAAAAGCAAAAGCTGAAGGAGGAAACGTATTGGTTGAAGGTGGAGTTTTAGAAGGAAAAGGATACGAATCTGGTTGCTATGTAAAACCAGCAATTATTGAAGCTGAAAATCATTATGAAATTGTGCAACACGAAACTTTTGCGCCAATTTTATATTTGATGAAATACAGTGGAGATGTAGAAAATGCCATTGAAAAACAAAATGGAGTTGCACAAGGTTTATCGTCTGCAATTATGACGAATGAAATGAAAGAAGCAGAGAAATTCTTGTCTTATGCAGGATCTGATTGTGGAATTGCAAACGTAAATATCGGAACTTCTGGTGCTGAAATTGGTGGCGCATTTGGTGGAGAAAAAGAAACTGGTGGAGGAAGAGAATCTGGTTCTGATGCTTGGAAAGTATATATGAGAAGACAAACAAACACCGTAAATTATTCTGATGAATTGCCTTTAGCACAAGGAATTAAGTTTGATCTTTAA
- a CDS encoding tetratricopeptide repeat protein codes for MKHIKKILFIAIAFGAIYSCSTKKDTVISRNFHAMTAYFNILFNGEEAFKQGIKGINEGYKDDWFKQLPIEPIEFDERKIVVPSFKSSGMGAGFGDSNKEEETKSAGTPFEKAEEKAVKAIQKHGMNIDGLERNRQIDDAYLLLGKSRYYSQRFIPAIEAFNYVIANYPDANLIAETKIWRAKSNIRLDNEEFAIESMKLLMVVKDTLEPDFPDEIKEQAYTTLAMAYVKADSIQKVKRYLQLATRTQANRDQAARNLFILGQIYAQENKKDSATMVFNRLTEFKKAPYKYKIHANIELARNANNDSISNSLLARMQKLIKNRDNRPYLDELYYQVATLHENNDSLKLATEYYNKSLRALNGGDKQKTFTYENLGNLYFKNSEYQLASSYYDSVLNVSQDSLDLRIRRVKRKYKNLASLIKFEDIVERHDSIVRIASLSKIEQETYFQNYIDNLKVKDEEAAQLKLNQLAFGGSFGGGSLQSAKKGKWYFYNQQTLAFGKTEFQRIWGNRKLEDNWRYSEKASNTISKTDSVATVTKDTRYDLASYLEKIPTEQQVIDSLKVDRNQALYELGIIYKEQFKNRNLAIMRLERVSTLQPRKDLLLPINWHLYQTYTDAGETDKALKYKNTILTDYPDTVFAQLIKNPEKKFEENVKVNEVEKSYKELYYLYKKGEYKNVLIAINDILPTIASSKLKPKFELLKAYAIGKYLPKEIYKEALEFVAINYGNSEEGKKAKEILEQLNK; via the coding sequence ATGAAACACATTAAAAAAATCCTTTTTATTGCCATTGCTTTTGGAGCTATATATTCTTGTAGCACAAAAAAAGATACTGTTATTAGTAGGAATTTTCATGCTATGACTGCCTATTTTAACATTCTTTTTAATGGAGAAGAGGCGTTCAAACAAGGAATTAAAGGCATTAACGAAGGTTATAAAGACGATTGGTTTAAACAATTACCAATAGAACCCATAGAGTTTGATGAACGTAAAATTGTAGTTCCATCATTCAAAAGTTCTGGAATGGGAGCAGGTTTTGGAGATTCTAATAAAGAAGAAGAAACCAAAAGCGCTGGAACTCCATTCGAAAAAGCAGAAGAAAAAGCCGTAAAAGCGATTCAAAAACATGGAATGAATATCGATGGTTTAGAGAGAAACCGTCAAATTGATGATGCATATTTACTATTAGGAAAATCGCGCTATTATTCACAACGTTTTATTCCTGCGATTGAAGCTTTTAATTATGTTATTGCAAACTATCCTGATGCAAATTTAATAGCTGAAACAAAAATATGGAGAGCAAAATCGAACATTCGTTTAGACAACGAAGAATTTGCAATAGAATCTATGAAGCTTTTAATGGTTGTAAAAGATACATTAGAACCAGATTTTCCAGACGAAATTAAAGAACAGGCATACACAACTTTGGCAATGGCGTATGTAAAAGCAGACAGCATTCAAAAAGTAAAAAGGTATTTACAATTAGCAACAAGAACACAAGCAAACAGAGATCAGGCTGCAAGAAACCTATTTATTTTAGGGCAAATTTATGCTCAAGAAAACAAAAAAGATTCTGCAACAATGGTTTTTAATCGATTAACAGAATTCAAAAAAGCACCTTATAAATATAAAATTCATGCAAATATAGAATTGGCAAGAAATGCCAATAACGATTCTATATCTAACAGTTTGTTGGCAAGAATGCAAAAACTGATTAAAAACAGAGACAACAGACCTTATTTAGACGAATTATATTATCAAGTTGCGACTTTACACGAAAATAACGACAGTTTAAAATTAGCGACAGAATATTACAATAAATCGCTAAGAGCCTTAAATGGTGGAGACAAACAGAAAACATTTACCTACGAAAATTTAGGAAATTTGTATTTTAAAAATTCAGAATATCAACTAGCAAGTTCTTATTACGATAGTGTTTTAAATGTTTCTCAAGATAGTTTAGACTTGCGAATTAGACGTGTAAAAAGAAAATATAAAAACTTAGCTTCCTTAATTAAGTTCGAAGATATTGTAGAAAGACACGATAGTATTGTGCGAATTGCATCACTTTCTAAAATCGAGCAAGAAACGTATTTTCAAAATTATATTGATAATTTAAAAGTAAAGGACGAAGAAGCTGCACAATTAAAACTGAATCAATTAGCATTTGGTGGTTCTTTTGGAGGAGGTTCTTTGCAATCTGCTAAAAAAGGAAAATGGTATTTTTACAATCAGCAAACGTTAGCTTTTGGTAAAACTGAATTCCAAAGAATTTGGGGAAATAGAAAGTTGGAAGACAATTGGCGTTATTCAGAAAAAGCAAGCAATACCATTTCTAAAACAGATTCTGTTGCGACTGTAACCAAAGATACAAGATACGATTTGGCGAGTTATTTAGAAAAAATTCCAACAGAACAACAAGTTATAGATAGTTTAAAAGTTGATAGAAATCAGGCTTTATACGAATTAGGAATCATCTATAAAGAGCAGTTTAAAAATAGAAATTTGGCGATAATGCGTTTGGAAAGAGTATCTACTTTACAACCAAGAAAAGATTTACTATTACCAATAAATTGGCATTTATATCAAACTTATACAGATGCTGGCGAAACAGACAAAGCATTAAAATACAAAAACACGATTCTTACAGATTATCCAGATACCGTTTTTGCACAGTTGATAAAAAACCCAGAGAAAAAGTTTGAAGAAAACGTAAAAGTTAATGAAGTAGAAAAATCGTACAAAGAACTCTATTATTTATATAAAAAAGGCGAATATAAAAATGTATTAATTGCAATTAACGATATTTTACCAACGATAGCAAGCTCAAAATTAAAACCAAAATTCGAGCTTTTAAAAGCCTATGCTATTGGTAAATATTTGCCGAAAGAAATTTACAAAGAAGCATTAGAGTTTGTTGCAATTAACTATGGAAATTCAGAGGAAGGCAAAAAAGCAAAAGAAATCTTAGAACAATTAAACAAATAA
- a CDS encoding F0F1 ATP synthase subunit B, whose product METLLNDFSPGLFVVSTILLLALIALMVKFAWKPILKSLEERESGIENALEAAENARKEMQNLQADNERLVKEARAERDAMMKDARDIRDNMIAEAKEDAKEVTASLIEKAQASIIQEKQAALAEIKKNVADLSIGIAESVIKKELSNKEDQLKLVEDILKDVTLN is encoded by the coding sequence ATGGAAACTTTATTAAACGATTTTTCACCAGGGTTATTTGTAGTGTCAACAATATTATTGTTGGCTTTAATTGCACTAATGGTAAAATTTGCTTGGAAACCAATTTTAAAATCTTTAGAAGAAAGAGAATCTGGAATTGAAAATGCATTGGAAGCAGCAGAAAATGCTCGTAAAGAAATGCAAAATTTACAAGCAGATAACGAAAGATTGGTAAAAGAAGCAAGAGCAGAAAGAGATGCAATGATGAAAGATGCAAGAGATATTAGAGATAATATGATTGCAGAAGCCAAAGAAGATGCAAAAGAAGTTACTGCTTCATTAATAGAAAAAGCACAAGCTTCTATTATTCAAGAAAAGCAAGCGGCTTTAGCAGAAATTAAAAAGAACGTTGCAGATTTATCTATTGGTATAGCAGAATCTGTTATTAAGAAAGAATTATCTAACAAAGAAGATCAACTTAAATTAGTTGAAGATATCTTAAAAGACGTTACTTTAAACTAA
- the atpE gene encoding ATP synthase F0 subunit C translates to MYNLIGAGLIVIGAGIGLGQIGGKAMEGIARQPEATGKIQTAMIIIAALLEGLAFGALFLGK, encoded by the coding sequence ATGTACAATTTAATTGGAGCAGGATTAATCGTAATCGGAGCAGGAATTGGTTTAGGTCAAATTGGTGGAAAAGCAATGGAAGGTATTGCTAGACAACCAGAAGCAACTGGAAAAATTCAAACAGCAATGATTATTATCGCTGCATTATTAGAAGGTTTAGCATTTGGAGCATTATTCTTAGGAAAATAA
- the atpA gene encoding F0F1 ATP synthase subunit alpha: MASIKPAEVSAILKQQLTNFEAKATLNEVGTVLQVGDGIARVYGLSNVQYGELVEFENGLEGIVLNLEEDNAGVVLLGASTSIREGSTVKRTERIASLRAGEGIVGRVVDTLGSPIDGKGPIEGTTYEMPLERRAPGVIYREPVTEPLQTGIKSIDAMIPVGRGQRELIIGDRQTGKSTVALDTILNQKEFYDAGEPVYCIYVAIGQKASTVAAIANMLEEKGALAYTTIVAANASDPAAMQVYAPFAGAAIGEYFRDSGRPALIIFDDLSKQAVAYREISLLLRRPPGREAYPGDVFYLHSRLLERAAKVINDDKIASEMNDLPDSMKGIVKGGGSLTALPIIETQAGDVSAYIPTNVISITDGQIFLDGDLFNSGVRPAINVGISVSRVGGNAQIKSMKKVSGTLKLDQAAYRELEAFAKFGSDLDAATMSVISKGQRNVEILKQAQNDPYPVEDQIAIIYAGSKNLLKDVPVNQVKKFERDYIDYLNAKHRDTLDTLKSGKLTDEVIATLTAAAAEISKHFA; encoded by the coding sequence ATGGCAAGTATTAAACCAGCTGAAGTATCAGCAATTTTAAAGCAACAGTTAACAAATTTTGAAGCAAAAGCTACTTTAAACGAAGTAGGAACTGTTTTACAAGTAGGAGATGGTATTGCACGTGTGTATGGTCTTTCTAATGTTCAATATGGTGAATTAGTAGAATTCGAAAACGGATTGGAAGGTATCGTATTAAACTTAGAAGAAGACAATGCAGGTGTTGTATTATTAGGAGCTTCTACTTCAATTAGAGAAGGTTCTACAGTAAAACGTACAGAACGTATTGCTTCTTTAAGAGCAGGTGAAGGAATTGTAGGAAGAGTTGTAGATACTTTAGGAAGTCCTATAGATGGTAAAGGTCCTATTGAAGGAACTACTTACGAAATGCCTTTGGAGCGTAGAGCACCAGGAGTTATTTATAGAGAGCCTGTAACTGAGCCATTACAAACTGGTATTAAATCTATTGATGCAATGATTCCTGTAGGTAGAGGTCAGCGTGAGTTGATTATTGGAGATAGACAAACAGGTAAATCTACAGTTGCTTTAGATACTATTTTAAATCAAAAAGAATTTTACGATGCTGGTGAGCCAGTATATTGTATATATGTAGCTATTGGTCAAAAAGCTTCTACAGTTGCAGCAATTGCAAACATGTTAGAAGAAAAAGGAGCGTTAGCTTATACTACAATCGTAGCAGCAAATGCATCAGATCCTGCAGCAATGCAAGTATATGCACCATTTGCTGGAGCTGCAATTGGAGAATATTTTAGAGATTCAGGAAGACCAGCTTTAATTATTTTTGATGATTTATCAAAACAAGCTGTTGCTTACCGTGAAATTTCTTTATTATTAAGAAGACCTCCAGGACGTGAGGCATACCCAGGAGATGTATTTTACTTACACTCTAGATTATTAGAAAGAGCTGCAAAAGTTATTAATGATGATAAAATTGCAAGTGAAATGAACGATTTACCAGATTCTATGAAAGGAATCGTAAAAGGTGGAGGTTCTTTAACTGCATTACCAATTATTGAAACTCAAGCAGGAGATGTATCTGCATACATTCCAACAAACGTAATTTCGATTACAGATGGACAAATTTTCTTAGATGGAGATTTATTTAACTCAGGTGTAAGACCAGCAATTAACGTAGGTATTTCTGTATCTCGTGTTGGAGGTAATGCACAGATTAAATCTATGAAAAAAGTATCTGGTACTTTAAAATTAGATCAAGCAGCATATCGTGAATTAGAAGCTTTTGCTAAGTTTGGTTCAGATTTAGATGCAGCTACAATGAGTGTAATTTCTAAAGGACAACGTAATGTTGAAATTTTAAAACAAGCTCAGAATGATCCTTATCCAGTGGAAGACCAGATTGCAATCATTTATGCAGGTTCTAAAAACTTGTTAAAAGATGTACCTGTAAACCAAGTGAAGAAATTCGAAAGAGATTATATCGATTATTTAAACGCAAAGCATAGAGATACTTTAGATACTTTAAAGTCTGGTAAATTAACAGACGAAGTTATTGCTACTTTAACAGCAGCAGCAGCAGAAATATCTAAGCATTTTGCATAA
- a CDS encoding bactofilin family protein, with amino-acid sequence MFNSKEKKPVKTKAMERNVVAKNTTIVGDIKSDGDFRIDGTLEGTLKTQGRVIIGVDGFVKGNVEATNADIEGKFSGTLQVSKTLTIKGTANISGDVTIGKLSIEPGATFNATCAMKGALKEMNPSNESKKTSEKTA; translated from the coding sequence ATGTTTAACAGTAAAGAAAAAAAACCGGTAAAAACGAAAGCTATGGAAAGAAATGTTGTTGCAAAAAATACAACCATTGTTGGAGATATTAAATCTGATGGCGATTTTAGAATCGATGGAACATTAGAAGGAACTTTAAAAACTCAAGGTCGCGTTATTATTGGTGTAGATGGCTTTGTAAAAGGAAATGTAGAAGCTACAAATGCAGATATCGAAGGAAAATTTTCTGGAACCTTACAAGTTTCTAAAACTTTAACCATTAAAGGAACTGCAAATATTTCTGGAGATGTAACTATTGGAAAACTATCAATTGAACCTGGTGCAACCTTCAACGCAACTTGTGCAATGAAAGGCGCATTAAAAGAAATGAATCCTAGTAATGAAAGCAAAAAAACCTCAGAAAAAACCGCTTAA
- the atpH gene encoding ATP synthase F1 subunit delta encodes MKDARAALRYAKAILNLATDSKSESAVNDDMSFIAKTIAENKEFEVMLRSPIVKSTDKMNVLKALFDGKVDNITLGLFHLLQDNKRIGMLEPIAKKYAIVFDHLKSTQVAKVTTAVALTKEVEKQVLDKIVALTGEKANLENVINPAILGGFILRVGDVQYDASISNYLNELKKEFDNSHYIPKI; translated from the coding sequence ATGAAAGACGCAAGAGCAGCATTACGTTACGCCAAAGCAATCTTAAATCTTGCTACAGATTCTAAGTCGGAGTCTGCAGTAAATGACGACATGTCTTTTATTGCAAAAACAATTGCCGAGAATAAAGAATTTGAGGTAATGTTAAGAAGTCCTATCGTAAAATCTACAGACAAAATGAATGTTTTAAAAGCATTGTTTGATGGTAAGGTAGACAACATTACATTAGGTTTATTCCATTTGTTACAAGACAACAAAAGAATTGGAATGTTAGAGCCTATTGCTAAGAAATATGCAATTGTTTTCGATCATTTAAAAAGCACACAAGTGGCGAAAGTTACTACAGCTGTTGCTTTAACGAAAGAAGTAGAAAAGCAAGTTTTAGATAAAATTGTAGCTTTAACAGGCGAAAAAGCAAATTTAGAAAACGTAATAAATCCAGCTATTTTAGGAGGATTTATATTACGTGTTGGAGATGTACAGTATGATGCTAGTATCTCTAATTATTTAAACGAATTGAAAAAGGAATTTGACAACAGTCACTATATTCCAAAAATTTAA
- a CDS encoding ABC transporter ATP-binding protein, translated as MITIDTISKKYGKAEVLNVEKIDIPTGQSFGLVGNNGAGKTTLFNILLDLIRPTTGKISNHNIVVNESEEWKNFTGSFIDESFLITYLTPEEYFDFIGDLRGMNKADVAKFLSKFDEFFNGEIVGKKKYLRDLSKGNQKKAGIVAALMGNPQVVILDEPFANLDPTTQIRLKKIIKELTENREITVLVSSHDLTHVTEVCERIVVLDKGAVVKDIETSEATLKELESYFAL; from the coding sequence ATGATTACAATAGATACAATATCAAAAAAATACGGAAAAGCAGAAGTTTTAAACGTAGAAAAAATAGACATTCCAACAGGACAAAGTTTTGGTTTGGTGGGGAATAATGGTGCAGGAAAAACAACATTGTTCAATATATTATTAGATTTAATTAGACCAACAACTGGAAAAATTTCCAATCATAATATTGTTGTAAACGAAAGTGAAGAATGGAAGAATTTTACAGGTTCTTTTATTGATGAATCTTTCCTAATCACTTATTTAACACCAGAAGAATATTTCGATTTTATAGGCGATTTAAGAGGAATGAACAAAGCTGATGTTGCAAAATTCTTATCAAAATTTGATGAATTTTTCAACGGAGAAATTGTAGGAAAAAAGAAATATTTAAGAGATTTAAGTAAAGGAAACCAGAAAAAAGCAGGAATTGTTGCTGCATTAATGGGAAATCCGCAAGTAGTAATTTTAGATGAACCATTTGCAAACTTAGATCCAACCACACAAATTAGATTGAAAAAAATTATAAAAGAATTAACCGAAAACAGAGAAATTACGGTTTTGGTTTCTAGTCACGATTTAACCCACGTAACAGAAGTTTGCGAAAGAATTGTGGTTTTAGACAAAGGAGCAGTTGTAAAAGACATCGAAACTTCTGAAGCAACTTTAAAAGAGTTGGAGAGTTATTTTGCTTTGTAG
- a CDS encoding RNA polymerase sigma factor, which yields MSKEQNLLILNCRKGNQRAQLKIYNLFCEAMFFIACRYLKNDEEAKEAMQDAFLKKLHLERSIQKI from the coding sequence ATGTCTAAAGAACAAAATCTTTTAATTCTAAATTGCAGAAAAGGCAATCAGAGAGCTCAATTGAAAATATATAACCTCTTCTGTGAAGCAATGTTTTTTATTGCTTGTAGATACCTTAAAAACGACGAAGAAGCTAAAGAAGCGATGCAAGATGCATTCTTAAAAAAGCTACACTTAGAGAGAAGTATTCAGAAAATTTAG
- a CDS encoding AtpZ/AtpI family protein, whose amino-acid sequence MKAKKPQKKPLNKAIALSGAGLQMGLTIYLGFLLGKWLDKQFELTFLTETITLLAIFLAMYALIKQANKINE is encoded by the coding sequence ATGAAAGCAAAAAAACCTCAGAAAAAACCGCTTAACAAAGCCATTGCACTTTCTGGTGCAGGTCTACAAATGGGTTTAACCATTTATTTAGGTTTTTTACTAGGAAAATGGTTAGATAAACAATTCGAACTAACTTTCTTAACAGAAACAATTACGTTGCTAGCAATTTTTTTAGCGATGTATGCTTTGATAAAACAAGCCAATAAAATTAATGAATAA
- the atpG gene encoding ATP synthase F1 subunit gamma, giving the protein MANLKEIRNRITSIGSTMQITSAMKMVSAAKLKKAQDAITAMRPYSSKLTELLQNLSATLDSDAGGVYSTQREVSKVLMVVVTSNRGLCGGFNSSITKEVVKTIDAKYANATVDLFTIGKKGSVLSKKCKIVRSENEIFDDLTFDNVAAIAQNLMDLYADGSYDKIELVYNQFKNAATQLPQVEQFLPIKPIEGGDADAVNSDYIFEPSKEEIVEALIPKSLKTQLYKAIRDSFASEHGARMTAMHKATDNAKDLRDDLLLTYNKARQAAITNEILEIVGGAEALNN; this is encoded by the coding sequence ATGGCAAACTTAAAAGAAATACGTAATAGAATCACCTCAATTGGTTCAACAATGCAGATTACATCTGCCATGAAAATGGTATCTGCTGCAAAGTTGAAAAAGGCGCAAGATGCAATTACTGCAATGAGACCTTATTCATCTAAACTAACTGAATTGTTGCAAAATTTAAGTGCAACTTTAGATAGCGATGCTGGTGGAGTATATTCTACACAAAGAGAAGTTTCTAAAGTTTTAATGGTTGTAGTAACATCTAACAGAGGTTTGTGTGGTGGTTTTAACTCTTCAATTACAAAAGAAGTTGTAAAAACAATCGACGCAAAATACGCAAACGCAACTGTAGATTTATTTACAATTGGTAAAAAAGGAAGCGTTTTATCAAAAAAATGTAAAATTGTAAGGTCTGAGAATGAGATTTTTGACGATTTAACTTTTGATAATGTTGCAGCAATTGCACAAAATTTAATGGATTTATATGCTGATGGTAGCTATGATAAAATTGAATTGGTGTACAACCAGTTTAAAAATGCAGCAACACAATTGCCACAAGTAGAGCAGTTTTTACCTATTAAACCAATTGAAGGTGGAGATGCAGATGCAGTAAATTCTGATTATATTTTTGAGCCTTCTAAAGAAGAAATTGTGGAAGCATTAATTCCTAAATCTTTAAAAACTCAATTATACAAAGCAATTAGAGATAGTTTCGCTTCAGAACATGGTGCACGTATGACTGCAATGCACAAAGCAACAGACAACGCAAAAGATTTAAGAGACGATTTATTGTTAACGTATAACAAAGCACGTCAAGCAGCAATTACAAACGAAATTTTGGAAATTGTTGGTGGAGCTGAGGCTTTGAATAATTAA
- the atpB gene encoding F0F1 ATP synthase subunit A, whose translation MKVAQKTIKFLTIVAIILFTAVSFASESDKKQDHDTDGGRVNTKAEVDAYILHHIKDSHDFSLFSYTSDSGERKHVGFPLPVILWTSEGLVTFMSSEFHHNDDGHVIVEKKGLKFAKIHSKIYELDKGASTVAFDKDHHAENAHKVLDFSITKSAFGILLIGLLLLFWFSRLAKQYKTKNVPTGFARVLEPLVLYVRDEIAKPNIGDKHYRRFTGYLLTVFFFIWVLNLVGLTPLGFNVTGQLAVTACLAIFTLVIYTVSGNKDYWMHMLWMPGVPVLIRPVLAIIELAGALIIKPFSLLVRLFANISAGHIVVMSLIAIMFTLKESLGVVGATGLSLVLSFFITLIEVLVAFLQAYIFTMLSALFIGMAVAEPEHH comes from the coding sequence ATGAAGGTTGCACAAAAAACAATCAAGTTTCTTACAATAGTAGCAATAATCCTTTTTACAGCGGTTAGTTTTGCTTCAGAATCTGATAAAAAACAAGATCACGATACTGATGGTGGTCGTGTAAATACGAAAGCAGAAGTAGACGCTTATATTCTACATCACATTAAAGATTCTCACGATTTTTCTTTATTTTCTTACACAAGCGATTCAGGAGAAAGAAAACATGTTGGTTTTCCTTTACCAGTAATTTTATGGACTAGTGAAGGTTTGGTTACATTTATGTCTTCAGAATTTCATCATAATGACGATGGACATGTAATCGTAGAAAAGAAAGGATTAAAATTCGCGAAGATTCATTCAAAAATTTACGAATTAGATAAAGGTGCTTCTACAGTTGCTTTTGACAAAGACCATCATGCAGAAAACGCACACAAAGTTTTAGATTTTTCAATTACAAAAAGTGCTTTTGGTATTTTATTAATTGGATTGTTATTGTTATTCTGGTTTTCTAGATTGGCAAAACAATACAAAACTAAAAACGTTCCTACAGGTTTTGCAAGAGTTTTAGAGCCATTAGTTTTATACGTTCGAGACGAAATTGCTAAGCCAAATATTGGAGATAAACATTACAGAAGATTCACTGGTTATTTATTAACTGTATTCTTTTTTATATGGGTTTTAAACTTAGTAGGTTTAACACCTTTAGGTTTTAATGTTACAGGTCAATTAGCAGTTACAGCTTGTTTGGCAATTTTTACATTGGTAATTTATACAGTAAGTGGAAATAAAGATTATTGGATGCACATGTTGTGGATGCCAGGAGTTCCTGTTTTAATTCGTCCAGTTTTGGCAATTATAGAATTGGCTGGAGCATTAATCATTAAGCCATTTTCATTATTAGTACGTTTGTTCGCAAACATTTCAGCAGGTCATATTGTGGTAATGAGTCTAATTGCAATTATGTTTACACTTAAAGAATCTTTAGGGGTTGTTGGTGCAACAGGATTGTCTTTAGTATTATCATTTTTTATAACATTAATTGAGGTTTTAGTAGCTTTTTTACAAGCGTATATCTTTACAATGCTTTCAGCATTATTTATTGGTATGGCAGTAGCAGAGCCTGAGCATCATTAA